In Carya illinoinensis cultivar Pawnee chromosome 7, C.illinoinensisPawnee_v1, whole genome shotgun sequence, the following are encoded in one genomic region:
- the LOC122316233 gene encoding uncharacterized protein LOC122316233 gives MGDEDLSKLWEGLTLIEDEQAFVKVSDKDLMEAAQRGSFCLLAKVITERIFNKEAFRSTMLQVWKLEGAVTFTEIGESSFMMEFGMKTDKDKILRGRPWTFDRSLIGIQDIDSSLPPSAVSFSLEPFWVQIHNIPFACMIENYGHQIASAIGRVLKVEVNRDGQGWGKCLRVFVEVDITKPLVRGRWVVAGDRKVWSAFKYERLQSFCFRCGVIMHQGRGCYNQRPQEDQPAQFGPWLRATPNKTPFISTKSYGVKPDPKKSNEKPPPSTMDRSGQLFWNHNKGQKEQARQQAQNPSEETGTVVQGYKEELPTKSQVSRRSLQGQPGKLPYLASVVNCQPLSTEESCRPSLSVHPKPNSPTLVKDPVVEMEQDPTAISLEPTNTNPKSHLRSSKRLVKLSQENIAPTKVTVQTRKTTWKRKAREPHSGRPEFSITPVELLKKRLRERTLRDISNINGKQTKLDNMLIEIKQESKGELPQQLAEAARQPCQEL, from the coding sequence ATGGGCGACGAGGACCTATCAAAGCTATGGGAAGGTCTAACACTGATAGAGGATGAACAAGCATTTGTCAAAGTCTCGGACAAGGATCTCATGGAGGCGGCTCAAAGGGGATCCTTCTGTCTGTTGGCAAAGGTCATCACCGAAAGAATTTTCAATAAGGAGGCTTTTCGGTCAACCATGCTCCAGGTATGGAAGTTGGAAGGAGCAGTAACTTTCACGGAGATAGGGGAGAGCAGTTTTATGATGGAATTTGGGATGAAGACAGACAAGGACAAGATATTAAGAGGAAGGCCATGGACATTTGATCGAAGCTTGATAGGAATCCAAGACATTGATAGCAGTCTTCCCCCTAGTGCAGTCAGTTTCTCTCTAGAACCTTTCTGGGTGCAAATCCATAACATCCCCTTTGCATGCATGATAGAAAACTATGGCCACCAAATTGCCTCGGCTATAGGAAGAGTTCTAAAGGTGGAAGTGAACAGAGATGGCCAAGGTTGGGGAAAATGTCTGCGTGTCTTTGTTGAGGTAGATATCACCAAACCTCTGGTTCGTGGGAGATGGGTGGTAGCAGGAGATAGGAAAGTCTGGTCTGCCTTCAAGTACGAGAGACTCCAAAGTTTTTGTTTCAGATGTGGAGTCATTATGCATCAAGGTAGGGGATGTTATAACCAAAGACCTCAAGAAGATCAACCTGCCCAGTTTGGTCCCTGGTTGCGTGCCACACCAAACAAGACCCCTTTCATTTCTACCAAGTCCTATGGAGTTAAACCagatccaaaaaaatcaaatgagaaACCTCCTCCCTCAACCATGGATCGAAGTGGCCAGCTCTTCTGGAACCATAACAAAGGACAAAAGGAACAAGCAAGGCAGCAAGCCCAGAATCCTTCTGAGGAAACTGGTACAGTGGTGCAAGGCTATAAGGAGGAGCTACCTACTAAGTCACAAGTCAGTAGAAGATCTCTACAAGGACAGCCAGGTAAGCTCCCATACCTTGCCTCAGTAGTTAATTGCCAACCTTTATCCACAGAGGAAAGTTGTAGGCCATCCCTCTCTGTACATCCCAAACCAAACTCCCCTACTCTAGTAAAAGACCCTGTAGTCGAAATGGAACAAGACCCCACTGCCATCAGCCTGGAACCAACCAATACTAACCCCAAGTCCCATCTCAGAAGTTCAAAAAGACTGGTCAAACTTTCTCAGGAAAACATAGCCCCTACTAAGGTTACTGTACAAACTAGGAAAACCACTTGGAAGAGGAAAGCCCGTGAACCCCACTCAGGTAGACCTGAATTCTCAATCACCCCAGTGGAACTGCTGAAGAAAAGACTTAGGGAAAGAACCTTGCGAGACATATCTAACATCAATGGCAAGCAAACCAAACTGGACAACATGCTTATCGAGATCAAACAAGAGTCTAAGGGTGAGCTACCTCAACAACTGGCAGAGGCTGCTAGGCAGCCCTGCCAAGAGTTATGA